A region of Cellulomonas sp. WB94 DNA encodes the following proteins:
- a CDS encoding DUF5998 family protein — MDAVPAAFTDLRHDLHRAGYYPELVADVLDVALADEELVAYLVLPETTFDEAEVRRHVTVLVLTPTRLVVTHVDDHPADSENPSASASATTESVPVAELRSVALTHVIESPEKHRAGDAASEITLAIGWGAVSRIDLEPVACPDPACEADHGLTGTLTPDDVVVRVSAVAEGAAAVRAATAFARRLNAAARGR, encoded by the coding sequence ATGGACGCCGTGCCAGCAGCGTTCACTGATCTCCGCCATGACCTCCACCGAGCGGGCTACTACCCCGAGCTGGTCGCGGACGTCCTCGACGTCGCGCTCGCTGACGAGGAGCTCGTCGCGTACCTCGTGCTCCCCGAGACGACGTTCGACGAGGCCGAGGTCCGTCGCCACGTCACCGTGCTCGTCCTGACCCCGACGCGACTGGTCGTCACCCACGTCGACGACCACCCGGCAGACAGCGAGAACCCGTCGGCGAGCGCCTCGGCCACGACGGAGTCGGTCCCCGTCGCCGAGCTGCGCTCGGTCGCACTCACGCACGTCATCGAGTCGCCCGAGAAGCACCGCGCCGGGGACGCCGCGTCGGAGATCACGTTGGCCATCGGGTGGGGCGCGGTCTCCCGGATCGACCTCGAGCCGGTCGCCTGCCCCGACCCCGCGTGCGAGGCCGACCACGGCCTGACCGGCACCCTCACCCCCGACGACGTCGTCGTCCGTGTCAGTGCGGTGGCCGAGGGCGCCGCCGCCGTCCGCGCCGCCACGGCGTTCGCGCGCCGCCTCAACGCCGCCGCCCGAGGACGATGA
- a CDS encoding GNAT family N-acetyltransferase — protein sequence MNDVTGDPREPSEGGRGYPAGWEADVVLRDGTTTHIRPILPTDAPALQAFHVAQSDRSTYLRFFASLARLSDRDLERFTNVDHDSRVALIAVTADDEIIGVARYDRVGADEAEVAFNIADAHHGRGLGSVLLEHLAAAARERGVRRFMADVLPQNGRMIAVFREAGYAVRQSIDDGIVSVDFDLDPTDRSLAVMADREHRAEARSVQGLLTARSVVVVASTASAPGSMEDLLARRVLANLVAGSGDLELHVVGLDLAGAGVPQGAGVPQQWRSVADIPGPVDLAVLAVPAAESVDAVHALARLGVRGVVVLSAGFAETGPDGLALQRALLRTAHAAGMRVVGPGSYGLLSTVEGRTLNASLAVEPPPPGTLGLFCQSAPMALSMLASVRRRHLGLAQFVSAGNRADVSGNDLMQFWRDDDATQVVGLYLESIGNPRKFSRVARRLASVKPVVVVTAGRSGHVVPPGHAVRTTYAPRRTLEEVMRQSGVIRVENTHQMLEVAQLLMHQPLPRGRRAAILASSASMASLVSEAAVAAGLAVGRQAAIVAEDATDEVIDSTVARLYADDTVDVVVAVHMPIVGQSEGRVGRALAREAAGSGRATVACLLGLHGATPELTAADATGRSWTIPAYTTPEDAVLALGQAARYAAWRTADQGERVHPVGVDTRAARRAVAGWLAGVEPGVTVDLDAAQTAQLLGFIGVDVLEAIPVWSADEAVAAARRIGWPVALKTTVPALRHRADLGGVRLDVHDEAEMRADVDQVLALAASHVPAPGRAPLEVQSMAPHGAACVVRTAEDPLIGPVLSFGLAGDASDLLGDISYAVPPLTDVDVAELVRTARAAPRLFGYRGLPPLDVAALEDVIARVSVLADDLPELRSLELNPVVVAERGAVLLGAHAQLAQADRADGSRRALPS from the coding sequence ATGAACGACGTCACCGGTGACCCGCGCGAGCCCAGCGAGGGGGGCCGCGGCTATCCGGCCGGGTGGGAGGCCGACGTCGTCCTGCGTGACGGCACCACGACCCACATCCGCCCCATCCTGCCGACCGACGCTCCGGCGCTCCAGGCGTTCCACGTCGCGCAGTCGGACCGTTCGACGTACCTGCGGTTCTTCGCCTCGCTCGCGCGGCTGTCGGACCGTGACCTCGAGCGCTTCACGAACGTCGACCACGACAGCCGGGTCGCGCTGATCGCCGTCACCGCCGACGACGAGATCATCGGGGTCGCCCGCTACGACCGCGTCGGCGCCGACGAGGCCGAGGTGGCGTTCAACATCGCCGACGCGCACCACGGCAGGGGGCTCGGCTCGGTCCTGCTCGAGCACCTCGCGGCCGCTGCGCGCGAACGGGGGGTGCGCCGGTTCATGGCCGACGTCCTGCCGCAGAACGGTCGGATGATCGCGGTGTTCCGGGAGGCGGGGTACGCGGTCCGGCAGTCCATCGACGACGGGATCGTCTCCGTGGACTTCGACCTCGACCCGACCGACCGGTCGCTCGCGGTCATGGCGGACCGCGAGCACCGGGCCGAGGCGCGCAGCGTCCAGGGGCTCCTGACGGCGCGGTCGGTGGTCGTCGTGGCATCGACCGCGTCGGCGCCCGGCTCGATGGAGGACCTCCTGGCCCGGCGCGTCCTGGCGAACCTCGTCGCGGGCTCCGGCGACCTCGAGCTCCACGTCGTCGGGCTGGACCTTGCCGGAGCGGGGGTGCCCCAGGGGGCGGGCGTGCCCCAGCAGTGGCGGTCGGTCGCGGACATCCCCGGGCCGGTCGATCTCGCCGTCCTCGCGGTCCCGGCCGCCGAGTCGGTCGACGCGGTGCACGCCCTCGCACGGCTCGGGGTTCGCGGCGTCGTCGTCCTGTCGGCGGGGTTCGCCGAGACGGGCCCGGACGGGCTCGCGCTGCAGCGCGCACTCCTGCGGACGGCACATGCCGCCGGCATGCGCGTGGTCGGGCCCGGCTCGTACGGACTGCTGTCCACCGTGGAAGGCCGTACCCTCAACGCGTCGCTCGCGGTCGAGCCCCCGCCCCCGGGCACGCTCGGGCTGTTCTGCCAGTCCGCGCCGATGGCGCTGTCGATGCTCGCCTCGGTCCGTCGTCGGCACCTCGGGCTCGCCCAGTTCGTGTCCGCGGGCAACCGTGCCGACGTGTCGGGCAACGACCTCATGCAGTTCTGGCGTGACGACGACGCGACGCAGGTCGTCGGGCTGTACCTCGAGTCGATCGGCAACCCCCGCAAGTTCTCCCGCGTCGCGCGTCGGCTCGCGAGCGTCAAGCCCGTCGTCGTCGTCACGGCCGGCCGGTCCGGCCACGTCGTCCCGCCCGGTCACGCCGTCCGGACCACGTACGCGCCTCGCCGGACCCTCGAGGAGGTCATGCGCCAGTCGGGCGTCATCCGGGTCGAGAACACCCACCAGATGCTCGAGGTCGCGCAGCTGCTCATGCACCAGCCGCTCCCACGCGGTCGGCGCGCCGCGATCCTCGCCAGCTCGGCCTCGATGGCCTCGCTCGTGTCCGAGGCAGCTGTGGCGGCGGGGCTCGCCGTCGGACGGCAGGCGGCCATCGTGGCGGAGGACGCGACCGACGAGGTGATCGACTCGACCGTCGCCCGGCTGTACGCCGACGACACGGTCGACGTCGTCGTCGCGGTGCACATGCCGATCGTCGGACAGTCGGAGGGCCGGGTCGGACGCGCCCTGGCCCGCGAGGCGGCCGGCTCGGGTCGGGCGACTGTCGCCTGCCTCCTGGGCCTGCACGGCGCGACGCCCGAGCTCACCGCAGCCGACGCGACCGGGCGCAGCTGGACGATCCCCGCCTACACCACCCCCGAGGACGCGGTCCTCGCTCTCGGGCAGGCCGCGCGGTACGCCGCGTGGCGCACCGCGGACCAGGGCGAACGCGTGCACCCCGTCGGTGTCGACACCCGCGCCGCGCGCCGGGCGGTCGCCGGGTGGCTCGCGGGCGTCGAGCCGGGCGTGACCGTGGACCTCGACGCAGCACAGACCGCCCAGCTCCTGGGGTTCATCGGCGTCGACGTGCTCGAGGCCATCCCGGTCTGGTCTGCGGACGAGGCGGTCGCGGCGGCCCGACGCATCGGCTGGCCCGTCGCGCTCAAGACCACCGTGCCGGCGCTGCGGCACCGGGCCGACCTGGGTGGCGTCCGGCTCGACGTCCATGACGAGGCCGAGATGCGCGCCGACGTCGACCAGGTGCTGGCCCTCGCCGCATCCCACGTCCCGGCACCGGGCCGCGCACCGCTCGAGGTGCAGTCCATGGCCCCGCACGGTGCGGCCTGCGTCGTGCGGACCGCCGAGGACCCGCTCATCGGCCCCGTCCTCAGCTTCGGACTCGCCGGTGACGCGTCCGACCTGCTGGGCGACATCAGCTACGCGGTGCCGCCACTCACCGACGTCGACGTCGCGGAGCTCGTCAGGACCGCTCGCGCCGCGCCGCGCCTCTTCGGCTACCGCGGACTGCCTCCGCTCGACGTCGCCGCGCTCGAGGACGTCATCGCCCGCGTGTCGGTGCTGGCCGACGACCTGCCCGAGCTCCGCAGCCTCGAGCTCAACCCCGTGGTCGTCGCCGAGCGCGGCGCGGTGCTGCTCGGCGCGCACGCGCAGCTCGCCCAGGCCGACCGCGCGGACGGGTCGCGGCGGGCCCTGCCGTCGTGA
- a CDS encoding nucleotide pyrophosphatase/phosphodiesterase family protein: MNASATASARGGGPATLTSAGFVLPDYDRTIGLILPAVADAIGAHDVPGGPAARAALGLPTSQRACVVLVDGLGLLNLTERASQAPFLRSLLAAGTDLCSGYPSTTAASMGTFGTGMSPGRTGMVGYTARNPVTGGLANLVSWDGASSPREWQREPTVFEQVEAGGISVTSVGPRKFAGSGLTEAALRGGSYRAAESLPDRVDVALFELMGPALVYLYWGEVDKTGHHHGWGSRQWGNELATLDRELARLARSLPRGTTLVVTADHGMVDVDRSQRWDVAQTPALKEGVELVAGEPRALHLHVPAGPDAGERSHAVARRWAATLGSAAVVALGDDAVADGWFGPVAEHVRPMIGDVVVAMTGRATVVDSRTQSRMSLELVGVHGSLTPHELTVPLLTVQA; encoded by the coding sequence ATGAACGCCTCGGCCACGGCGTCGGCCCGCGGCGGCGGTCCGGCGACCCTCACGTCTGCCGGCTTCGTCCTCCCGGACTACGACCGCACGATCGGTCTGATCCTGCCCGCCGTCGCCGATGCGATCGGCGCCCATGACGTCCCCGGCGGACCCGCCGCGCGCGCCGCACTGGGCCTGCCGACGTCGCAGCGCGCCTGCGTCGTGCTGGTCGACGGCCTCGGTCTGCTCAACCTGACCGAGCGGGCGAGCCAGGCGCCGTTCCTGCGTTCACTGCTCGCCGCGGGCACCGATCTCTGCTCGGGCTACCCGTCGACGACGGCCGCCTCGATGGGCACGTTCGGCACCGGGATGTCACCGGGTCGCACCGGGATGGTGGGCTACACCGCGCGGAACCCCGTCACGGGCGGTCTGGCGAACCTCGTGTCGTGGGACGGCGCCAGTTCGCCGCGTGAGTGGCAGCGTGAGCCGACGGTCTTCGAGCAGGTCGAGGCGGGCGGCATCTCGGTCACGAGCGTGGGGCCACGGAAGTTCGCGGGCTCGGGCCTCACGGAGGCCGCGCTCCGCGGAGGCTCGTACCGGGCGGCGGAGTCGCTGCCCGACCGCGTCGACGTCGCCCTGTTCGAGCTGATGGGGCCGGCCCTCGTCTACCTCTACTGGGGTGAGGTGGACAAGACCGGGCACCACCACGGCTGGGGCTCGCGCCAGTGGGGCAACGAGCTGGCCACGCTCGACCGCGAGCTGGCGCGGCTCGCGCGGTCGCTGCCGCGGGGAACGACCCTCGTCGTCACGGCCGACCACGGCATGGTCGACGTCGACCGTTCGCAGCGCTGGGACGTCGCGCAGACCCCCGCCCTCAAGGAAGGCGTCGAGCTTGTCGCCGGGGAGCCGCGCGCACTGCACCTCCACGTGCCCGCCGGGCCGGACGCGGGGGAGCGGTCACACGCCGTCGCCCGTCGATGGGCCGCGACGCTCGGGAGCGCAGCCGTCGTCGCGCTCGGCGACGACGCGGTCGCCGACGGGTGGTTCGGGCCCGTCGCGGAGCACGTCCGGCCGATGATCGGAGACGTCGTCGTCGCGATGACGGGACGCGCGACCGTCGTCGACTCGCGGACCCAGTCGCGCATGTCGCTCGAGCTCGTCGGCGTGCACGGCTCGTTGACACCGCACGAGCTGACGGTGCCCCTCCTGACCGTGCAGGCCTGA
- a CDS encoding thymidine kinase, giving the protein MAELVFFSGTMDSGKSTLALQMHHNHAARDRDGLLYTRNDRAGVARLSSRLGLSVGANEVTDSTDFWSEVVALRTRGRSVDYLICDEAQFYSATQIDQLARVVDDLGADVFAFGISTDFRTRLFPGSERLVEIADRVEELQVRALCWCGARATHNARTVAGVMVVEGAQVVVGDVKADEDAVGYEVLCRRHHMRRMTAGTARAAAPSPQTLGLLPDGGPAAADR; this is encoded by the coding sequence GTGGCTGAGCTGGTGTTCTTCTCCGGCACGATGGACTCGGGCAAGTCGACCCTCGCCCTCCAGATGCACCACAACCATGCCGCGCGGGACCGCGACGGGCTGCTGTACACCCGGAACGACCGTGCCGGCGTCGCCCGCCTGTCGTCGCGCCTCGGCCTGAGCGTCGGCGCCAACGAGGTGACGGACAGCACCGACTTCTGGTCCGAGGTCGTCGCGTTGCGCACCCGTGGCAGGTCCGTCGACTACCTGATCTGCGACGAGGCCCAGTTCTACTCCGCGACGCAGATCGACCAGCTCGCGCGCGTGGTCGACGACCTCGGTGCCGACGTGTTCGCGTTCGGCATCTCGACCGACTTCCGCACGCGCCTCTTCCCCGGGTCCGAGCGCCTCGTGGAGATCGCGGACCGTGTCGAGGAGCTGCAGGTGCGTGCGCTGTGCTGGTGCGGCGCGCGGGCGACTCACAACGCCCGGACCGTGGCCGGCGTGATGGTCGTCGAGGGCGCGCAGGTCGTCGTCGGTGACGTCAAGGCCGACGAGGATGCCGTCGGCTACGAGGTGCTGTGCCGCCGCCACCACATGCGTCGGATGACGGCCGGGACCGCGCGCGCGGCCGCGCCGTCCCCGCAGACCCTGGGTCTCCTGCCGGACGGGGGACCGGCAGCGGCGGATCGGTGA
- a CDS encoding lysoplasmalogenase has translation MAVTTRARRLWSPANQRQRGALALLLALAVVHLGAQLAGASSLADRSQWFLMPALALVVAVWTARPRTRRVRLVLVALGFSWLGDTVPDLVPDDVSFVVMIGFFLLAQVCYITAFVPGARRSAILRRPVLALPYALVFVVLVALCAPGAGPILGPVIVYGACLTTMAVLATGLGRVGGVGGAIFLVSDSLIALGAFADGFHLPVAGFWVMSTYLAGQGLLAAAVLVEDRRRESMTTDEPGQPTAWTGAGSGTPDPSLR, from the coding sequence GTGGCGGTCACGACGAGGGCGCGGCGCCTCTGGTCCCCCGCGAACCAGCGACAGCGCGGCGCGCTCGCCCTGCTCCTCGCGCTCGCCGTCGTCCACCTCGGTGCTCAGCTCGCGGGAGCGTCGAGCCTCGCGGACCGGTCGCAGTGGTTCCTCATGCCGGCGCTCGCGCTCGTTGTCGCGGTGTGGACGGCCCGGCCCCGCACGCGCCGGGTCCGGCTGGTGCTCGTCGCGCTCGGCTTCTCCTGGCTCGGCGACACCGTCCCCGACCTCGTGCCCGACGACGTCTCGTTCGTCGTGATGATCGGCTTCTTCCTGCTCGCGCAGGTCTGCTACATCACGGCGTTCGTGCCGGGGGCCCGGCGCTCAGCGATCCTGCGCAGGCCGGTCCTCGCGCTGCCCTACGCGCTGGTCTTCGTCGTCCTGGTCGCCTTGTGCGCGCCCGGTGCGGGGCCGATCCTTGGACCGGTCATCGTCTACGGGGCGTGCCTGACGACGATGGCCGTGCTCGCGACAGGCCTGGGCCGGGTCGGCGGGGTCGGTGGTGCGATCTTCCTGGTGTCGGACTCGCTCATCGCGCTCGGTGCGTTCGCCGACGGCTTCCACCTGCCCGTGGCGGGGTTCTGGGTGATGTCGACCTATCTCGCCGGACAGGGCCTCCTCGCGGCGGCGGTCCTCGTCGAGGACCGCCGGCGGGAGAGCATGACGACGGACGAGCCCGGTCAGCCCACCGCGTGGACCGGCGCCGGGAGCGGTACGCCCGACCCGTCCCTGCGCTGA
- a CDS encoding GNAT family N-acetyltransferase, giving the protein MSAHVPAPIAVRAAAPVDVPWPDAALGLTWRALGVQDAPELAVLVAAIEAADAEPFRTSLDEVTEWFDGEWKDHAHDTLAGSDTEGVLRAYAQVTTAPGDERVVRAFLTGGVHPAWRGRGVGRELVAWMEARGRQLLAASGKDVPGRLCAYLEDSAPASKALFAAAGFAPIRYYSEMRRPLRVPLPVLAVPDGLQLRPWTPDVDEAVRVAHNEAFADHWGSEPRTPETWSHGRSMFAAPWSLVAFDDATGEVAGYLLSSRYEHDWPILGYSAGYTELLGVRRAWRGRGVGTALLAAVMDLYRADGMEFVELGVDTANPSGAHGLYASLGYEVFHGSTLVTIEL; this is encoded by the coding sequence ATGAGTGCCCACGTCCCTGCCCCGATCGCGGTGCGCGCGGCCGCCCCCGTCGACGTGCCGTGGCCCGACGCGGCTCTCGGCCTGACGTGGCGGGCGCTCGGCGTGCAGGACGCCCCGGAACTCGCGGTCCTCGTGGCGGCGATCGAGGCCGCCGACGCCGAGCCCTTCCGCACGTCGCTCGACGAGGTCACGGAGTGGTTCGACGGCGAGTGGAAGGACCACGCGCACGACACCCTGGCCGGGTCCGACACCGAGGGTGTGCTGCGGGCCTACGCCCAGGTCACCACGGCGCCGGGAGATGAGCGCGTCGTCCGGGCCTTCCTGACGGGCGGCGTGCACCCGGCCTGGCGAGGTCGTGGGGTCGGCCGCGAGCTCGTCGCCTGGATGGAGGCGCGCGGCCGCCAGCTGCTCGCCGCGTCGGGCAAGGACGTCCCAGGCCGGCTCTGCGCGTACCTCGAGGACTCGGCACCCGCCTCGAAGGCGCTGTTCGCCGCGGCGGGATTTGCCCCGATCCGGTACTACAGCGAGATGCGGCGCCCGCTGAGGGTGCCTCTGCCGGTCCTCGCCGTCCCCGACGGTCTCCAGCTTCGCCCCTGGACGCCCGACGTGGACGAGGCCGTCCGCGTCGCGCACAACGAGGCGTTCGCCGACCACTGGGGGAGCGAGCCACGGACACCCGAGACGTGGTCGCACGGCCGGAGCATGTTCGCGGCGCCGTGGAGCCTCGTCGCGTTCGACGACGCGACGGGGGAGGTGGCGGGCTACCTGCTGTCGAGCCGGTACGAGCACGACTGGCCGATCCTCGGGTACAGCGCGGGGTACACCGAGCTGCTCGGGGTTCGGCGCGCGTGGCGCGGGCGCGGGGTCGGTACCGCGCTGCTGGCGGCCGTGATGGACCTGTACCGCGCTGACGGCATGGAGTTCGTCGAGCTCGGGGTGGACACCGCGAACCCGTCGGGCGCGCACGGGCTCTACGCGAGCCTCGGCTATGAGGTGTTCCACGGCTCGACCCTGGTGACGATCGAGCTCTGA
- a CDS encoding DNA topoisomerase IV subunit A: MARRNASTDVPPEDFTEHIIDIDVGAEMQGSFLEYAYSVIYSRALPDARDGMKPVHRRILFQMSEMGLRPDRPYVKSARVVGDVMGKLHPHGDTAIYDAMVRLAQPFTQRLPLVDGHGNFGSLDDGPAAPRYTEARQSPAALAMTAGLDEDVVNFVPNYDNKLQQPEVLPAAIPNLLVNGTTGIAVGMATNMAPHNLVEVIAAARHLVAHPDAGLDDLMRFIPGPDLPTGGKIVGLDGVRDAYRTGRGAFRTRATTRIENVTARRQGIVVTELPYMVGPEKVIEKIKEGVQSKKLSGISGAMDLTDRTHGLRLVIEIKTGFNPEAVLEQLYRHTPLEESFSINNVALVDGQPRTLGLRELLVVWVEHRIDVIRRRSRFRLGKRLDRLHLVEGLLIAILDIDEVIQLIRTSDDADAARARLRTVFDLSDAQAEYILELRLRRLTKFQRIELEKEKEQLRAEIAELQAILADDARLRKVVSDDMADVAATFGTPRRTILLESAGGATVTGATPSARAAAPLEIADTPCWALLSATGLLARTSGEDSPFRTEAGGRRSRHDVLRGAIATTARGDVGVVTSRGRIVRVPVLDLPSLPPTDGAPTLSGGVPLAEVVALDRGEQVVGLTSLAPDAPTLAVGTAQGTVKRVAAGDVPPAKETWEVIALKDGDEVVGAAGVTDDDELVLVSSDASLLHFAASAVRPQGRAAGGMAGIKLADGQRVVFFGAVLPGADAAVVTVAGTAAALPGTQAGTAKTTPFELYPGKGRATGGVRAHRFLKGEDTLILAWVGQAPPHATGSGGQPIDLPAPDQRRDGSGVPLPAPVHAVG; the protein is encoded by the coding sequence ATGGCGCGCCGTAACGCGAGCACCGACGTCCCGCCCGAGGACTTCACCGAGCACATCATCGACATCGACGTCGGTGCGGAGATGCAGGGGTCGTTCCTCGAGTACGCGTACTCGGTCATCTACTCGCGGGCGCTGCCCGATGCGCGGGACGGCATGAAGCCCGTCCACCGCCGCATCCTGTTCCAGATGTCCGAGATGGGCCTGCGCCCGGACCGCCCGTACGTGAAGTCGGCGCGCGTCGTCGGTGACGTCATGGGCAAGCTGCACCCGCACGGTGACACGGCGATCTACGACGCGATGGTCCGCCTCGCTCAGCCGTTCACGCAGCGCCTGCCGCTCGTCGACGGGCACGGGAACTTCGGCTCGCTCGACGACGGCCCGGCCGCGCCGCGGTACACCGAGGCGCGGCAGTCGCCGGCCGCCCTGGCGATGACCGCCGGTCTCGACGAGGACGTCGTCAACTTCGTCCCGAACTACGACAACAAGCTCCAGCAGCCCGAGGTCCTGCCCGCCGCGATCCCGAACCTCCTGGTCAACGGCACGACGGGCATCGCGGTCGGCATGGCGACCAACATGGCGCCGCACAACCTCGTCGAGGTCATCGCGGCAGCCCGGCACCTCGTCGCGCACCCCGATGCGGGCCTTGACGACCTCATGCGCTTCATCCCGGGTCCGGACCTGCCCACGGGAGGCAAGATCGTGGGCCTCGACGGTGTCCGCGACGCGTACCGCACGGGCCGCGGGGCGTTCCGCACCCGGGCGACGACCCGCATCGAGAACGTCACGGCGCGGCGCCAAGGCATCGTCGTGACCGAGCTGCCCTACATGGTCGGTCCCGAGAAGGTGATCGAGAAGATCAAGGAGGGCGTGCAGTCCAAGAAGCTCTCGGGGATCTCTGGCGCCATGGACCTCACGGACCGGACGCACGGCCTGCGGCTCGTCATCGAGATCAAGACCGGGTTCAACCCTGAGGCAGTCCTCGAGCAGCTGTACCGGCACACGCCCCTCGAGGAGTCGTTCTCGATCAACAACGTCGCGCTGGTCGACGGTCAGCCGCGCACCCTCGGGCTCCGCGAGCTGCTCGTCGTGTGGGTCGAGCACCGGATCGACGTGATCCGGCGTCGCAGCCGCTTCCGGCTGGGCAAGCGACTCGACCGGCTCCACCTCGTCGAGGGGCTGCTCATCGCGATCCTCGACATCGACGAGGTCATCCAGCTCATTCGCACGTCGGACGACGCCGACGCGGCCCGCGCCCGCCTGCGCACCGTGTTCGACCTGTCGGACGCGCAGGCCGAGTACATCCTGGAGCTGCGGCTGCGCCGGTTGACCAAGTTCCAGCGCATCGAGCTCGAGAAGGAGAAGGAGCAGCTGCGGGCGGAGATCGCCGAGCTGCAGGCGATCCTGGCCGACGACGCACGCCTGCGGAAGGTCGTGTCCGACGACATGGCGGACGTCGCCGCGACCTTCGGTACGCCGCGTCGCACGATCCTGCTCGAGTCGGCGGGTGGCGCGACGGTGACCGGCGCGACGCCGTCGGCCCGTGCGGCGGCTCCGCTCGAGATCGCCGACACGCCGTGCTGGGCGCTGCTGTCCGCGACGGGCCTGCTCGCCCGGACGTCCGGGGAGGACTCACCGTTCCGCACCGAGGCGGGCGGTCGGCGCTCCCGGCACGACGTGCTGCGCGGCGCGATCGCGACGACGGCGCGTGGCGACGTCGGGGTCGTGACGTCCCGTGGTCGGATCGTCCGGGTCCCGGTGCTCGACCTGCCCTCGCTCCCGCCGACCGACGGCGCACCGACCCTCTCGGGTGGTGTCCCCCTGGCCGAGGTCGTCGCGCTCGACCGCGGCGAGCAGGTCGTGGGCCTCACCTCGCTCGCGCCCGACGCACCGACCCTGGCCGTGGGCACGGCCCAGGGCACGGTCAAGCGGGTCGCGGCGGGTGATGTGCCCCCCGCGAAGGAGACGTGGGAGGTCATCGCGCTCAAGGACGGCGACGAGGTCGTCGGCGCCGCCGGGGTCACGGACGACGACGAGCTCGTCCTCGTGAGCTCGGACGCCTCGCTGCTGCACTTCGCCGCGTCCGCGGTCCGACCGCAGGGCCGAGCGGCCGGCGGCATGGCCGGCATCAAGCTGGCGGACGGTCAGCGTGTCGTGTTCTTCGGCGCGGTGCTCCCGGGCGCGGACGCGGCGGTCGTGACGGTGGCGGGGACGGCCGCTGCTCTCCCTGGCACGCAGGCCGGCACGGCCAAGACGACCCCGTTCGAGCTCTACCCCGGCAAGGGCCGGGCGACCGGAGGCGTGCGAGCGCACCGGTTCCTCAAGGGCGAGGACACGCTCATCCTGGCGTGGGTGGGCCAGGCCCCGCCGCACGCGACGGGCTCGGGCGGTCAACCGATCGATCTGCCCGCGCCCGATCAGCGCAGGGACGGGTCGGGCGTACCGCTCCCGGCGCCGGTCCACGCGGTGGGCTGA